The following are from one region of the Coffea eugenioides isolate CCC68of chromosome 2, Ceug_1.0, whole genome shotgun sequence genome:
- the LOC113762128 gene encoding UDP-D-xylose:L-fucose alpha-1,3-D-xylosyltransferase MGP4, with the protein MSSFLHQRPLHNILTDQYPLSPRSPQNSQKPSILFNRTSLVLLLSLLIVLGILFPWIQIPQGGLFSSSISSSRSGNPNFSESKWRAYTLSEAAANVAKNNTLIVCAVSEAYLPFLNNWLISIVRQKHHDQVLVIAEDYPTLFKVNQKWPGHAVLIPPALESQAAHKFGSQGFFNFTSRRPRHLLQILELGYNVMYNDVDMVWLADPFPHLQGEHDVYFTDDMAAVKPLNHSHDLPPPGKKGRTYICSCMIFLRPTGGAKLVMKKWIEELQAQPWSKAKKANDQPAFNWALNKTAGQVDLYLLPQAAFPTGGLYFKNPTWVQETKGMHVIIHNNYITGFEKKIKRFRDYGLWLEDDHSLESPLGRL; encoded by the exons CCGCACTTCTCTCGTCCTCCTCCTTTCTCTCCTCATAGTACTTGGTATCCTCTTCCCCTGGATTCAAATCCCACAAGGAGGCCTCTTTAGCAGCAGCATTAGTAGTTCCCGCAGCGGTAATCCTAACTTTTCTGAATCAAAGTGGCGTGCCTACACGCTCTCTGAGGCAGCTGCCAATGTGGCAAAGAACAATACTCTTATTGTTTGTGCCGTCAGTGAGGCTTATTTGCCATTCTTGAACAACTGGTTGATTAGTATTGTCAGGCAGAAGCACCATGATCAAGTGCTGGTGATTGCAGAGGATTATCCGACGTTGTTTAAGGTCAATCAGAAGTGGCCTGGCCATGCTGTGCTCATCCCTCCTGCACTGGAATCTCAAGCTGCTCATAAGTTTGGTTCTCAG GGGTTCTTCAATTTTACATCGAGAAGGCCCCGCCATCTGCTGCAAATTTTGGAGCTTGGCTATAATGTTATGTACAATGATGTTGATATGGTTTGGTTAGCAGATCCATTTCCTCATCTGCAAGGGGAGCATGATGTGTACTTCACTGATGACATGGCTGCT GTGAAACCTCTGAACCATTCCCATGATTTGCCACCTCCAGGAAAAAAAGGTCGTACTTACATCTGTAGCTGTATGATTTTTCTGCGACCCACTGGTGGAGCAAAACTAGTCATGAAGAAGTGGATTGAAGAGCTTCAGGCTCAGCCATGGTCCAAGGCCAAAAAAGCCAACGACCAGCCTGCATTCAACTGGGCACTGAACAAAACTGCTGGACAG GTAGACTTGTATTTGCTTCCTCAGGCTGCATTCCCAACGGGCGGTTTGTACTTCAAGAACCCGACATGGGTACAGGAAACTAAGGGAATGCATGTCATTATTCACAATAACTATATTACTGGTTTTGAAAAGAAGATAAAGCGATTTCGTGATTATGGTCTCTGGTTGGAAGATGATCATTCCTTGGAGTCACCGCTTGGGAGATTATGA